GGTCCACCCCGGCATCGCCCGATAGTGGGACGATGTCGGGGTGGTGAACCTCTACCGCGACACCGGGGTGGTGTTGCGCACGCACAAGCTGGGTGAGGCCGACCGGATCGTCACCCTGCTCACGCGGCGGCACGGCAAGGTCCGCGCCGTGGCGAAGGGCGTGCGGCGCACGTCGTCGCGCTTCGGGGCCCGGCTGGAGCCGTTCGGTCACGTCGACGTGCAGTTCTACACCGGACGCACGCTCGACGTCGTCACCCAGGTCGAGACCGTGGACGCGTTCCAGCTGCCGCTGGTCGCCGACTACCAGAGCTACACCGCGGCCAGCGCGATCGCCGAAACTGCGGACCGGCTCTCGGCCGAAGAGGGCGAGCCGGTGCTCAAGCTGTACCTCCTCGTCGTCGGGGCGCTGCGGGCGCTCGCCGCGGGGGAGCGGGACTCCTCCCTCGTGCTCGACGCCTTCTTCCTCCGCGCGATGTCCTACGCCGGCTGGGCGCCCGCGCTCACCGAGTGCGCCCGCTGCGGCCTGCCGGGCCCGCACACCGCGTTCAGCGTCCCCGCCGGCGGCTCGATGTGCCAGGACTGCCGCATCCCCGGCTGCGTGCACCCCGCCCCGGAGGTCCTGGACCTGCTCACCGCCCTCCTGCACGGCGAATGGCCACTGGCCGAGTCGACCCTGCCCGGCACCCGCCGGGACGCGAGCGGCCTGGTCGCGGCGCACCTGCAGTGGCATCTGGAGCGCCAGCTCCGGTCCCTTCCCCTGGTCGAGCGACGCGCCCGGGAGACGACAGTGACATCCGGGGCTTCGCCCCAAGCCGGGGGCTCCGCCACCCGAACCCCCGAAAGATAGGTAGTGACATCCGGGGCTTCGCCCCGAGCCGGGGGCTCCGCCACCCGAACCCCCGAAAGATAGGTAGTGCCCGGGCAGTAGGGTCGGACCTGATCGGCTTTCACCCATCCAGGGAGGCTCCCAGTGCTGCGCAGGGGACGCGAGAACAAGGCGTCGCGATCCGAGCTGCGGGCACCGGATCCGCACCCGTCCGGCGCCAAGCCGCCGGAGATCCCGCGCGAGCTGGTGCCCAAGCACGTCGCGCTGGTCATGGACGGCAACGGCCGCTGGGCCAACCAGCGCGGCCTGCCGCGCATCGAGGGGCACAAGCGCGGCGAAGCGGTGATGATCGACGTCGCCGCCGGTGCTGTCGAAATCGGCGTCAAATGGCTCTCGGTGTACGCGTTCTCGACCGAGAACTGGAAGCGCAGCCCCGAAGAGGTGCGGTTCCTGATGGGCTTCAACCGCGACACCATCCGCCGTCAGGTCGACTACCTCGGCTCGATCGGCGTGCGCATCCGCTGGGCCGGGCGGCGGCCGAAGCTCTGGGCGTCGGTGATCAAGGAACTGCAGGTGGCCGAGGAGAAGACCAAGCACAACACGGCGCTGAACATGACGATGTGCGTCAACTACGGCGGCCGCGCGGAGCTGGGCGACGCGATGCAGCGGATCGCCCGTGACGTCGCCGACGGGAAGCTGAACCCGGACAAGGTGAACGAGAAGACGATCGGGAAGTACCTGTACCAGCCGGACATGCCGGACGTGGACCTGTTCCTGCGGCCCTCGGGCGAGCAGCGGACGTCGAACTTCCTGCTGTGGCAGTCGGCCTACGCCGAGATGGTCTACCAGGACACGCTGTTCCCGGACTTCGACCGGACGCACCTGTGGCGCGCCTGCCTGGAGTTCGCGAAGCGGGACAGGCGCTTCGGCGGCGCTGTCGATCAGGCGGCTTCTTCGTGAGCGCAACAGAAGCGGCCGAGACCGCGGAGCTGCTGACACAGGCGAAGGACGCTCTCGAGCGTTACCTCGAGGTCCGCGTCGACGACGACGGAGCGCTGACGTTCTCCCACGGCGGCGTGCCGTGCGTGATCCAGGCGACCCGGCTCGGCGAGGGCCTGACCGTGCTGACGCTGACCTGCGTGGTCGGCTGGGACCTGGCGGACGCGCCGGAACTGTCGATCGCGGTCGCCGAGCGGGCGGGGCAGGGACTGTTCGGGACGCTCGGGGTCGGGCACTCGGACAACGGCGTCGACGTCACGCTCCGGTACGCGTTCCCGGCCGCGGGGCTGGACGCGGCCGCGCTCGGGACGCTGCTGATGCTGGTGGTGTCGACGGCTTCGCAGCTGCGGACCGACTTGCCGGGAATCCTGCCGGAGTAAGCCCGGGGCGCCGGACGTCGTGAACGACCCTTTCCTGTCGTCGGACGTCAGGAAAGAGTCGTTCACGGCGTCAGGAACCCGCCGGCGTGGCCGAATTTCGGCGCGAACGGCGAATCAGGGGCCAAAACGGACCGTAATCCGCCGCTCGCGGCCCGTGCGGGTCTCGTCCGGTCGGAGAGTCCTGGCATCATCACGGCGTGGACACCCTTCCCGACACCGCGGCCGAGCCCGGCCGGCGCACCCGCCGCCGGTTCCGGATCAGCTCGGTCGAAGTGCTGTGCGCGATCCTGCTGATCGCGATCCTCGGCCAGGGCCGGCTGCAGCAGCTGTTCGACGTGCCGGCGCTGCGCACCGGATCGACCGTGTTCGTCGCCGTCTGCGTGCAGGCCCTGCCGTTCCTCGTGCTGGGCGTGCTGATCAGCGGGGCCATCGCCGCGTTCGTGCCCGCCCGCGTGCTGGAGAAGGTGCTGCCGCGGAAGGCCGGTGCGGCCGTCGGCGTCGCCGGGCTCGCCGGGGTCGCGCTGCCCGGCTGCGAGTGCGCCTCGGTTCCGGTGGCGCGGCGGCTGATGGGCCAGGGCGTGGCGCCCGCCGCGGCGCTGGCGTTCCTGCTCGCTGCCCCGGCGGTCAACCCGGTGGTGCTGGTGGCCACCGCGGTCGCGTTCCCGGGCAAGCCGGAGCTGGTGCTGGCCCGGTTCGCCGGCTCGCTCGCCACGGCGATGGTGATGGGCTGGCTGTGGGCCCGCTTCGGCAAGCTCGAATGGATCACCGAACGCGCCCTGCGCCGGCTCCCGGAGGTGGCGGCCGGGCAGCGGTGGCGGGTGTTCGCCGAGACCGCGCGGACCGACCTGGCCGAGGCCGGCGGTTTCCTGGTGCTGGGCGCATTGATCTCGTCGGCGCTGAACGTGCTGGTGCCGGCGAAGTGGTTCGGCGTGCTGGGCGACCAGATCGTGCTCGGCGTCGTCGTGATGGCGGTGCTCGCGGTCGTGCTGGCGCTGTGCAGCGAGGCGGACGCGTTCGTCGCGGCGTCGCTGACCGCGTTGCCGCTGCTGCCGAAACTGGTGTTCCTGGTCGTCGGCCCGGCGGTGGACGTCAAGCTGTTCGCGCTGCAGGCGGGCACGTTCGGCCGGTCGTTCGCGGTGCGGTTCGCGCCCGCGACGTTCGTGGTGGCGGTGGCCTGCGCGGTCGTCGCCGGGGTACTGGTGGGAGTCGCGTGAAACGGGAGACTCAGAACATCCTGCTGATCCTGCTCGGCGGGGCGCTGGTGAAGATCGCGGTCAACGGCGACTACCTGCGGTACGTCAAGCCGGCGCAGCAGCCGTGGATCATCGTGGGCGGCGCGGTGATGGTGCTGCTGGGCGCCGTCGCGATCCTGCGTGACCTGCGTGCCGCGCGTGTCGCCACGGCTCCGGCCTCGCCGGACCACGACCACGGCGATGGCGATGGCGACGGCCACGCGCACTCGACCCGGCCGGCCTGGCTGCTGCTGGTGCCGGTGCTCGCGGTGTTCCTGATCGCCCCGCCCGCGCTGGGGGCGGATTCGGTGATCCGCACCGAGGCGCGGGTGCCGGCGAGCGCGGCCGCCGCCGGCTCCATGGCCTTCCCGGCGCTGCCGGCGGGGAACGTGGTGCCGTTGCCGGTGAACGAGTTCGTCAGCCGCGCGGGCTGGGACACGGGAGGCACGCTCAACGGCCGCACGGTCTCCCTGACCGGGTTCGTCGTGCACACCGGCGGCAGCACGCTGCTGGCCCGCCTGGTGATCAGCTGCTGCGCGGCGGACGCGTTCCCGGTGACGGTCCGCCTCCGCGGCGGCGAAGCGGACCCCCTCGCGAGCGACGCCTGGATCCAGGTGACGGGCCAGGTGGTCCCGGGCACGGCGACGAAGGACAACAGCTACACGCCGGACTTCACGCCGGCCTCGGTGACGACGATCCCGGCCCCGAAGGACCCCTACGAGTACTGACCGGGCGCTGACATTCGTCCAAGACCGGCGGCTGGAGCCGGAGGTCGCCCACGCCTGGCGGCGGACGGTCGCCGGCCGGGGGCGGCTGCGGGTCGAGCGCCTGGCGGAGGAAATCGGCTGGAGCCGCAAGCGCCTGTGGTCCCGGTTCCGGGCCCAGCTCGGGCTGACTCCCAACGCGCCGCGCGGCTGGTGCGCTTCCACCACGCCGCGCACCTGCTGGCGGCCGGGCACGCCGCGGCGGACGTGGCCGCCCGGAGCGGCTACACCGACCAGTCCCACCTGCACCGCGAAGTCAAGGCGATCGCCGGGGTCACGCCGGCCGCCGTGGCCGCCGCGCCGTGGCTCGCGATCGACGACGTGGCCTGGCCGGGCCTGCCGCGAAGCTGATCCACGGCCGCCAGGGGCTCAGTGCTCCGCGCAGGTGCCGGTGATCTCCACCGTGTGCGAGATCTCCGAAAAGCCGTGCTCGGCCGCGATCTTTTCCGCCCAGCGCTCCACCGCCGGCCCCTCGACCTCCACCGTCCGGCCGCACAGCCGGCACACCAGGTGATGGTGGTGGTGGGCCGAGCAGCGGCGGTAGATCGCCTCGCCGGAGTCCGTGCGCAGCACGTCGATCTCGCCGGCCTCCGACAGCGACTGCAGGGTGCGGTACACCGTCGTCAGGCCGATGCCGTCGCCGCGTTTGCGCAGCTCGTCGTGCAGTTCCTGGGCCGAACGGAAGTCGTCGACGGTGCTCAGCAGCTCGACGACCGCGGCCCGCTGCTTGGTCGATCGGCGCCCGGGCACCGGGGCCTGGCTGCGTTGTGCGGCAGGTTGTGCGGCAGGTTGTGCGGCAGGTTGTGCGGCAGGCTGCGGCACGGCGTTCATCACTTTCCTTCCTGCACGTGGGCGACGGCGTCGACCACGATGTGCGCCAGGTGGTCGTCGGCGAGCCGGTAGACGACCTCGCGGCCGCGGCGCTCGCCCTGGACCACCCCAGCTGTCTTGAGCACCCGCAGGTGCTGGCTGATCAGCGGCTGCGCGACGTCGAGGGCGTCCACCAGCTCGTGCACGCACCGGTCGGCCACCCGCAGCTGCAGCACGATCGCGATCCGGACCGGCGCCGCGAGGGCGCGCAGCAGGTCGCCCGCGTCGGTCAGGACCGACGGCGACGGGTGCGCCGGCGCCGCTTCGGCCGCCGGCGCGCACTCCGCGAGCCCCGGCTGGGCGCCACTCCCGGTGACCGTCGCCATTCCCGCCTCCACGCTTGCTCGTCCGCCGTCCGCGACCATGAATTCCGTAGTCATTGCCGATAACGGCGCCGCTCATCCTAGTGTTCCCCCGTCCGGGAGCCCCGGCCCGGCGCCGAGCTGCGGGGTACGGCTGGTCGTATTACCCCGTTCGGGTGAGTTCGTGGGATATTGGCTCTGCGGCTTCGCATGTCGTGGCCGACGGTGCAAGGTTGTCGCGGAGCGTTTCGCCGCTCGCGGCCGCCCGAGGAAAAGCAGTGGGGAGACATGACGCGTTTCGTGACGAAGGCAGCCGCCCTGACGGCCGTGCTGTTCCCGCTGGCCGGAGCCGGTTTGGCCGGGGCGCAGACCCAGGCGGTCGACGAGAAGACCGGGCCGGTTTCGTTCGCGAACATCGCGTCGGTGCGGATCGGCGACGAAGGCCAGCGCGGCGGCGCCCTGATCACGGAAACGCAACGTTCGCCGCTGCTGCCCGGCCAGTCGAAGCTCGGCGCGGACCGCGTCTCGGTCCCCAAGGACGACGGCGAGCGGGCCACCTTCGGCGGGCACTACCAGATCGACCTCGGCCGCTACAGCCCGTCACAGGACCCGTACCCGCCGGGCGTCGCGAGCCGGGACCACAACGTCGTCGCCGCGCTGCAGGCCACCACCGTGCCCACCGCCGTCGCGGAGACCAACTACGCGCTGCGTGA
This window of the Amycolatopsis balhimycina FH 1894 genome carries:
- the recO gene encoding DNA repair protein RecO, whose product is MVNLYRDTGVVLRTHKLGEADRIVTLLTRRHGKVRAVAKGVRRTSSRFGARLEPFGHVDVQFYTGRTLDVVTQVETVDAFQLPLVADYQSYTAASAIAETADRLSAEEGEPVLKLYLLVVGALRALAAGERDSSLVLDAFFLRAMSYAGWAPALTECARCGLPGPHTAFSVPAGGSMCQDCRIPGCVHPAPEVLDLLTALLHGEWPLAESTLPGTRRDASGLVAAHLQWHLERQLRSLPLVERRARETTVTSGASPQAGGSATRTPER
- a CDS encoding isoprenyl transferase, whose amino-acid sequence is MLRRGRENKASRSELRAPDPHPSGAKPPEIPRELVPKHVALVMDGNGRWANQRGLPRIEGHKRGEAVMIDVAAGAVEIGVKWLSVYAFSTENWKRSPEEVRFLMGFNRDTIRRQVDYLGSIGVRIRWAGRRPKLWASVIKELQVAEEKTKHNTALNMTMCVNYGGRAELGDAMQRIARDVADGKLNPDKVNEKTIGKYLYQPDMPDVDLFLRPSGEQRTSNFLLWQSAYAEMVYQDTLFPDFDRTHLWRACLEFAKRDRRFGGAVDQAASS
- a CDS encoding YbjN domain-containing protein, whose product is MSATEAAETAELLTQAKDALERYLEVRVDDDGALTFSHGGVPCVIQATRLGEGLTVLTLTCVVGWDLADAPELSIAVAERAGQGLFGTLGVGHSDNGVDVTLRYAFPAAGLDAAALGTLLMLVVSTASQLRTDLPGILPE
- a CDS encoding permease, which gives rise to MDTLPDTAAEPGRRTRRRFRISSVEVLCAILLIAILGQGRLQQLFDVPALRTGSTVFVAVCVQALPFLVLGVLISGAIAAFVPARVLEKVLPRKAGAAVGVAGLAGVALPGCECASVPVARRLMGQGVAPAAALAFLLAAPAVNPVVLVATAVAFPGKPELVLARFAGSLATAMVMGWLWARFGKLEWITERALRRLPEVAAGQRWRVFAETARTDLAEAGGFLVLGALISSALNVLVPAKWFGVLGDQIVLGVVVMAVLAVVLALCSEADAFVAASLTALPLLPKLVFLVVGPAVDVKLFALQAGTFGRSFAVRFAPATFVVAVACAVVAGVLVGVA
- a CDS encoding TIGR03943 family putative permease subunit, with the protein product MKRETQNILLILLGGALVKIAVNGDYLRYVKPAQQPWIIVGGAVMVLLGAVAILRDLRAARVATAPASPDHDHGDGDGDGHAHSTRPAWLLLVPVLAVFLIAPPALGADSVIRTEARVPASAAAAGSMAFPALPAGNVVPLPVNEFVSRAGWDTGGTLNGRTVSLTGFVVHTGGSTLLARLVISCCAADAFPVTVRLRGGEADPLASDAWIQVTGQVVPGTATKDNSYTPDFTPASVTTIPAPKDPYEY
- a CDS encoding helix-turn-helix domain-containing protein produces the protein MRFHHAAHLLAAGHAAADVAARSGYTDQSHLHREVKAIAGVTPAAVAAAPWLAIDDVAWPGLPRS
- a CDS encoding Fur family transcriptional regulator, with translation MNAVPQPAAQPAAQPAAQPAAQRSQAPVPGRRSTKQRAAVVELLSTVDDFRSAQELHDELRKRGDGIGLTTVYRTLQSLSEAGEIDVLRTDSGEAIYRRCSAHHHHHLVCRLCGRTVEVEGPAVERWAEKIAAEHGFSEISHTVEITGTCAEH
- a CDS encoding ArsR/SmtB family transcription factor; its protein translation is MATVTGSGAQPGLAECAPAAEAAPAHPSPSVLTDAGDLLRALAAPVRIAIVLQLRVADRCVHELVDALDVAQPLISQHLRVLKTAGVVQGERRGREVVYRLADDHLAHIVVDAVAHVQEGK